Proteins from one Candidatus Nitrospira nitrificans genomic window:
- the mpqE gene encoding methyl-plastoquinone biosynthesis methyltransferase MpqE has product MVGTDRRPLAQDSEAPAKVVSTWSGQAREDAVQRMFTSIAGVYDLNNTLLSFGLHYHWKKITASFITPVGRGTALDVGSGTADLALLLESRMGPKGRVIASDLNHAMLAEGLRKIGGKGLSDKITCLQASAEHLGFGDNTFDAVTTGFCMRNVGDLPGAVREIRRVMKPGGRFVCLEFSRPIFGWLRTLYDWYSFKLLPWIGTIVARDRTGVYEYLPASIRTFPDQERLCQVLRDAGFRQVSYKNLSGGIVAIHVATK; this is encoded by the coding sequence ATGGTGGGAACCGATCGTCGTCCATTGGCACAGGATTCAGAGGCCCCGGCAAAGGTGGTGTCCACCTGGTCCGGCCAGGCCCGCGAAGATGCCGTGCAGCGGATGTTCACCTCCATCGCCGGCGTCTACGACCTGAATAACACGCTGTTAAGTTTCGGCCTGCATTATCACTGGAAGAAGATTACCGCTTCTTTCATTACGCCCGTCGGACGGGGGACCGCGCTCGATGTCGGATCCGGCACGGCCGATCTTGCCCTCTTGCTCGAGTCTCGAATGGGGCCCAAGGGACGTGTCATCGCCTCGGACCTGAACCATGCGATGCTCGCCGAAGGCCTTAGGAAGATCGGCGGGAAGGGACTCTCCGACAAGATCACCTGCTTGCAGGCAAGCGCGGAACATCTGGGGTTCGGAGACAACACCTTCGACGCGGTCACCACCGGTTTTTGCATGCGCAACGTTGGGGATTTACCAGGCGCCGTGCGAGAAATTCGCCGTGTGATGAAGCCCGGTGGTCGCTTCGTGTGCCTGGAGTTTTCACGTCCGATATTCGGTTGGTTGCGAACGCTGTACGATTGGTATTCGTTCAAACTGCTGCCCTGGATCGGCACCATCGTCGCCCGCGATCGCACCGGCGTCTATGAGTATCTTCCGGCGTCGATCCGGACATTTCCCGACCAAGAGCGGTTGTGCCAGGTTCTGCGCGATGCCGGGTTCCGTCAGGTGTCGTACAAGAACCTCAGCGGTGGCATCGTCGCGATACACGTCGCAACCAAATGA
- the pdhA gene encoding pyruvate dehydrogenase (acetyl-transferring) E1 component subunit alpha, with product MDPADLLSLYRQMLLIRRFEEKSAEMYALAKIAGFLHLYIGEEAIAVGAIASLRPDDYVISAYRDHGHCLARGSDPGRVMAELFGKATGLCKGKGGSMHLIDLSHRFMGGYAIVGGHIPLATGLAFANKYQSLDLVTVCFFGEGALPSGQAHEAFNLAALWKLPVIFICENNRYGMGTPAERAIALYGDVAETARSYGIAAESVDGMDVLAVRSAMQRVVAQVRAGDGPWFIEATTYRFMGHSMADPAHGHYRTKEEVEEYRKRDPLVLLKHAMMARKLADEADFKQLEGEIREVVRAAVKFAEESPFPARSDLHADVVQE from the coding sequence ATGGACCCGGCTGATCTCCTCTCGCTGTATCGTCAGATGTTGCTGATTCGTCGATTCGAAGAGAAATCGGCGGAGATGTACGCCCTTGCCAAGATCGCCGGCTTTCTTCATTTGTATATCGGTGAGGAGGCGATCGCGGTCGGCGCCATCGCTTCCCTTCGGCCGGACGATTACGTCATCAGCGCCTATCGCGACCACGGACATTGTCTTGCGCGCGGGTCCGATCCGGGCCGAGTCATGGCCGAGTTGTTCGGCAAGGCGACCGGCCTCTGCAAAGGCAAGGGCGGGTCGATGCACTTAATCGATCTGTCGCACAGGTTTATGGGTGGGTATGCCATCGTGGGAGGCCACATCCCGCTCGCAACGGGTCTGGCCTTTGCGAATAAATATCAATCGCTCGATCTGGTCACGGTCTGCTTTTTTGGTGAAGGGGCGCTGCCGAGCGGGCAGGCGCACGAGGCGTTCAACCTGGCTGCTCTGTGGAAACTGCCGGTGATCTTTATCTGTGAAAACAATCGGTATGGCATGGGCACACCGGCCGAACGGGCCATCGCGCTGTATGGGGATGTAGCCGAAACCGCTCGATCCTACGGCATCGCGGCGGAATCGGTGGACGGCATGGATGTGCTCGCGGTCCGTTCGGCGATGCAGCGGGTGGTGGCGCAGGTCCGTGCGGGGGATGGGCCTTGGTTCATCGAGGCGACGACCTACCGGTTCATGGGCCATTCGATGGCGGACCCGGCGCACGGTCACTACCGGACCAAAGAGGAAGTGGAGGAGTACCGAAAACGTGATCCGCTTGTCTTGTTGAAGCACGCCATGATGGCTCGGAAGCTGGCGGACGAGGCGGACTTCAAGCAGCTGGAGGGGGAAATCAGAGAAGTTGTGCGGGCCGCCGTGAAGTTTGCAGAAGAAAGTCCGTTTCCGGCCCGCTCGGATCTGCACGCCGACGTCGTACAGGAGTAG
- a CDS encoding pyruvate dehydrogenase complex E1 component subunit beta, translating into MELSYREALNQAMREEMRRDRRIFLIGEDVAYYQGAFKVSKGFVEEFGPQRVIDTPITEAGFTGLAIGAAMAGLHPIVELMTMNFGVLALDQIVNNAAKIRYMSGGQLSVPLVIRGPGSAAHQLGAQHSQSLEAWFCHVPGLKVIAPATPNDAKGLLKSAIRDPNPVIFIEAQLLYGTKGEVQEGEFTIPIGVAEVKRTGRDVTIVAYSKMLLLALEAADALSREEVEAEVIDLRTLKPLDLQTIAASVKKTGRLVIVEEGWHFCGLGAQIAESVYSTTFDYLDGPIRRVTGEDVPMPYCRPLEDAAIPDVPRVIEAVKSLL; encoded by the coding sequence ATGGAATTGTCGTATCGTGAAGCTCTGAATCAGGCCATGCGCGAGGAGATGCGCCGGGACCGGCGCATCTTTTTGATCGGCGAAGACGTCGCCTACTATCAGGGCGCCTTCAAGGTCAGCAAAGGATTCGTCGAGGAGTTTGGGCCTCAGCGCGTGATCGATACGCCCATCACCGAAGCCGGCTTTACCGGCCTGGCCATCGGCGCCGCCATGGCGGGGTTGCATCCGATTGTAGAACTTATGACGATGAATTTCGGCGTCCTGGCCCTCGATCAGATCGTCAATAACGCCGCCAAAATCCGGTATATGTCCGGAGGACAACTGTCGGTGCCGCTCGTCATCCGCGGCCCCGGGAGCGCCGCCCACCAGTTGGGGGCCCAGCATTCGCAAAGTCTGGAGGCCTGGTTCTGCCATGTGCCGGGACTGAAAGTCATCGCGCCCGCTACGCCGAACGATGCGAAAGGTCTGCTCAAGAGCGCGATCCGAGACCCTAACCCGGTCATCTTTATCGAAGCGCAGCTTTTGTACGGCACGAAGGGCGAGGTGCAAGAAGGTGAGTTCACTATTCCAATCGGCGTCGCCGAGGTGAAACGGACGGGCCGGGACGTCACCATCGTCGCGTATTCGAAAATGCTGTTGCTCGCGCTGGAAGCCGCCGACGCGCTGAGCCGCGAAGAGGTCGAGGCGGAAGTGATCGATCTGCGCACGCTCAAACCGCTGGATCTTCAGACGATCGCGGCGTCGGTCAAAAAGACCGGGCGTCTGGTGATCGTCGAGGAAGGCTGGCATTTCTGTGGCCTGGGCGCGCAGATTGCCGAGAGCGTGTATTCGACCACGTTCGATTATTTGGACGGTCCGATCCGGCGAGTCACCGGTGAAGATGTGCCCATGCCCTATTGCCGCCCGCTGGAAGATGCGGCGATTCCGGACGTGCCGCGCGTGATCGAGGCCGTCAAGTCGCTACTGTGA